TCTATAGGTACATAAAAATCAACACCTTCAATCAAATCAACCATTTCTTTGAAAATGTCTAGATCAATTAATACATAATGATTAATGTCCACACCTAGTATATCCTCAAGCACCGGAATAACGTAACTGTACCAATCTTCTCCAGCGTAGGCATGTAACTCATTAATTTTCATAACAGGTGGCGCATAATCCCCTGTATTAAGACTTGCATACATCTCATCATTAAGTTCTATATAAGTATCACGTGGTACGGAAATAAGATCAATTTCCTCAGTCTTTGTATCAAAGGTACCCACAACGATAGAGTCTGTTCGCATACCATCTTTATCAACACCAAAGGCTGCTACTGTTATTCTCTCAGGACCAGCTGAAAACAATTCCTCTAGGAAACTTGTTTCTTCTCCATCAAGATCTACGCCGTTATCTGCTGTACTAATTTGGTTAAACATATAATAAAGATAACCAAATGTAACAACTATTAATATTAATGTTGTTGGTATAAGGATGGAAAGAACAATTTTGATGAACTTATAAATAGGAGACTTCTTCTTAATCTTAGTTTTGGCCATTAAATATCAGCTCCCTAATTCCAAAACATTTCTCAAATTACTATAATACTACCGCTTCCACATAATTACAAGTAGTAATTTATGCCTGAATATTTTCTAGCGATTTATCCATTACTTGTCAATGTTCTATTAAAACTTCTTGTATACGCTTTATATGGTTTATTTATGAATAATCATTAAGGTAATTTTGGAATACTTAAAGTAATCATAAAGTAATTACATTCTTTATGATGATACCATAAAAGAATTACAAATATATGACAAAAGGATTATAATTTCGCTAGACACTTTACTATTACATTACAGCATCATTTATATAGACGTATGAAAGGCTAAAAAAGTTCAATAAATCCTTAATAATCCTAATAAGAAATCTATTATTTCTTATAGGGTCAAGCATACAAGGAGTTCTATTACGCCAGCTGGAAAGACATCTGTGTCTTAGACAGCTGAGCTCACCATCCATGGTTCGCTACTCCATAGAACGCCTTATATGCCTTCGGTATCTACTGACCACGTTTTTTGTAGATTTAGTTGTTTTAGCTCAATAGAATGAGGTAGATTTTCTGTTAATGATAGGACGTTCATTTACCGATATGTACAATCTATAAAAACTATGTTAGAATAAGATAAGTAATATTAAAAGAGAATAATTATCTAGAAGATAAAGAAAAGGAGTTGATAAAAATGGCTATTAAAATTGGTTCCCATGTATCCATGTCAGGAGGATTGATAAAATCAGCTCAGGAAGCTGCCTCCTATGATGCTAATACCTTCATGATTTATACTGGTGCTCCACAAAATACACGCCGTAAACCTATAGAAGATCTGAAAATAGAAGAAGGATATGCCTTTATGAAGGAACATGGCTTGTCAGATATTGTAATACATGCGCCTTATATCATAAATTTAGCTTCCTATAAAGAAGAAATCTATGAGCTAGCCATCTCTTTCTTAGCTGAAGAGATTCGCCGTACAGAAGCATTAAGATCAAACTATATTGTATTACACCCTGGCTCTTATACCCAAAAAGATGTCGATTATGGTATTGATCGTATTGCAGATGGACTTAACAATATTTTAACACCAGAGACAAAGCCTTTTGTTTGCCTTGAAACCATGGCTGGAAAAGGATCTGAAGTAGGGAAATCTTTTGAAGAGTTAGCACGAATTATTGACAAAGTTCAGCATTCTGATAAAATCGGGGTTTGCTTCGATACTTGCCATACCCATGATAGTGGTTATGATATCGTTAACAATTTTGATGCTGTTTTAGAAGAATTTGATCGAGTAATTGGTCTAGATCGCCTAAAAGTTTTTCATATTAATGGTAGTTTAAATACTATGGGGGCCAGAAAAGATCGCCATGCTAATGTTGATGCTGGTGATGATAACCCTCGTGGAAAAGATCATATTGGGTTTGATGCTCTTTATAACATCGTTCATCATGATATAGCTAAGGACAAACCTTTAATTTTAGAGACTCCTTGGTTGGATAAGAAAACGAATCTTTATAAAGAAGAAATCCACATATTACGAGAAGGTAGATAAGATCAGAGTGAGGTATACAAATGAGAAAAGTCGTGTTAATTACTGGTTCTACGAGAGGGATTGGAAGAGCAATTGCTTTAAAGTATGCGCAAATGGATTATGATATTATTATTAATGGTCTTCATAGCGTTGATGCCTTACACGCACTAAAAGATGAAATAACAGTTACGTATCAAGTCAATTGTCTTGCTTATGTAACGGATGTTGCTAATTATCAGAAGGTTGAAGAGATGTTTAAAGATATTTATTCCCACTATGAATCAATTGATGTTGTTATCAATAATGCTGGTACTGCTCATATAGGCTTGTTCACAGATTTGACGGAAGATGAATGGGATAGTATTATGAATATTAATCTGAAGTCCATATACAATGTATGTAAACAAGCTATTCCAGCTATGGTTCGACAACAAAGAGGTAACATCATTAATATATCATCCATGTGGGGAATTACAGGTGCTTCCTGTGAAGTTGCTTATTCAGCATCAAAAGGTGCGGTGAATTCGTTAACAAAAGCTTTGGCTAAAGAACTAGCACCAAGTCACATTCGTGTTAATGCCATTGCTCCTGGTGTCATCAAAACGGATATGAATAAATGGCTAGACGATACTGAGATGAGGGCTTTAAAAGAAGAAATACCCATGGGTAGGTTCGGTCATCCAGAAGAAGTAGCAGATTGTTGTTACTACTTATCAAGTAAGGATTCCAGTTATCTTACTGGTCAAATTATCACCTTAGACGGTGGAATGATATAAAACTAACACATAAATTTAGCAATAAGTCGTTTTGGCTTATTGCTTCTTTTGTGCTTCCAGTATAACCTTCATTAATGTATTTGCATCAGTAAAAATGGTAGTTCCCAACTAGTTTCTGCCTCATTACGCGGTAATGCCTCTGTCAACGTACCTCCATTTGCCAATAACACAAACTCTTCACCACCTGTTAAATAGATATATACATAATCACCAATATAAGAGGAAAATAAAATAGATCCTCCTGGATAAACTCCTTTACTTCTTAATTCATCAATAACAGATTGTCTGCCATATTTAGAAATCTGCTTGATACTAACCTCCCTATAATCATAGGGAGGCAGCAGTTTGATATTGAACTCTGTATATTCATCATTTAAAGTCTTATAATCTAAGTTATGAATTAAAACTGTCCATTGATTTTCAACCTTTTTTAATGCATAACTATGGCTTTTATCATAAGAATTCTCAAAGGACACAATTGCATAGGCATACACACCATCTGATTCTAAATAGCGAAAATACAAATCATCTTGTGTTTCAACATAGGTTTGTATCCCTTGCTTCACTGATTTAGCTTCCTCAGACTCTCTAGATAATTCTTCTCCTTCATTCTCAATACGATTAGTTGGATATTTTTTATTTGCTTCTTCTGTTGAGATGATTTCATAGTATTCAGCTGAAACAACTAGTATTTGATCTTCATTTAAGAGATACTTAACAATAATCTCATTATTAATTGGGTCATAATAAAAAGAACAATTCTTAATCTCTTTAGCAAACACATCACTAGGTAACTCATAAAATTCACTGATGGATTCCACTGTGATCAGTTCTTGCCTTTGGGCATCATACATCATACCGCCATCACTAAGTAAGAAAATATCATTATTATTCAAATAATCGTTAATCTGTAGTAATAAGGTATGGGCTATTTCAATTTTCTTTGATATGACTGTTTCTCCCTTAGCTTCATAAAGCTTTGTAACAGAATCCCGTATGATAAATCCATATTCATTATATAATCTTTGAATACCTGCTGCGTCTAGAGCCATAATAAACTGATTAAGAATGAGTTGCTGCCCAAACATATCTTCAATAAAGATGCTTATTTCTTCATCTGACACTTTTTCTGTATCAAGGATATTGAGAATAATCGTATTTTCTGAAGTTGATTTTGTTTGATAACTGTCTAAGATAATAGGGTCTGCATTGTCACTATAATCTATAAAGTGACTTGCAGCTGATTTAAGATCAAAACCAGTATTGAAGATAACCCCATCTTCCTGCATAAAGATAGCATTTGTCTTTAGATAATCTGGAAAAATCTCAAGGACATTCATAGGTACAGATACTTTAACATCATTTTGTTGCATGAAGATATCCATAATCAAATCTGGGAGTAAAAGTCCTTCACTACCTACTGATATGTTATTGAGTGTAATGATCATGGCATCATCTATGATATCAAAATCAATCTCCCCTGATAGTGGCATTAACGTAATCCCTATACGACCATTAATGTACACCATCTTCTCTTGAAGATTAACGGTTAAATCTAACAGATTATAATCATAAGGTATATACTCTTCAATAGTTTCTTTATTCTTAAGTAATAAGGAATTAAAGATACCCTCATCCATTTTTATATCCATTGAATTAGTGCTTTCGTATTCAATCGCATCCGACGAAGCTTCCTGTAAGTAGTTGTTTACACTGGTATAAGTAAATGTATTATCGAATGCATACTGATTAAAATAGTAGAACATTGCTACTGTAGTCAAAACTACAACTGCCAAAACAGTTACTGTTGTGAAAATGGATACTTTAGCTACAGAATAAACAATATCTTTAAAAGTCCTTTGTTGACGACGTTTTTGCCGTTCAAGTTTTCTAATATTTCTTTGTATCCTCTTTTGCACCTTCCGTTCACGTTTGTTTACGTTTTCATCCATATATATCCTAACTACCCCTTTTCTTGCATAAGTTCTATCCATATTATTACCGATTAAGGCCTACTTCAAACGCCCACTATAGTAAAGTATACTGACTATTGAGCAATAATGCAACAGTGGGGCGATACAACTTTTCAAACTTATTGACAAATTTATTAGGAGGAGTTCAACATTTCAGTAACAGTTATTCCACACTCTTTCGTTTAACTCTACAATATGGTATAATTTTACTACTAGTTCAATAATTTCTTATTATCCATACAACTCACATATAGGAGGTAACTCATGAGTAGACCCATAGTGTATCGTCGAATTTCTCGGACTCTGAATATATTAGCTTGTATAGCATTACTCTTTAGTATGCAATCAACTTTATTTATATTTTTAGCTATCATTTTAGCTATGACTTCATACATCATCTCGGTTTTAACATGGATTTGCCCAAACTGTGAATGTTCTTTATCGCATAGAAGAAAACGTTTATATAATGGGATGTATTGTCCCCATTGTGGATTTAACATAAAAGCTTAATCTAGAACGTAAAAAAGTTCCTTCATTATCTAGCAAAACATCTTTACCAATCGTCGCACGGTACCTAGCGAGCAAAACGCCAACTTTCCTATTCCACAAAAAAATGATACAAACTTATTGTCTTGTTCTAATAAGTTTGTATCATTATCAATTTTATCTTTTAAGTTACATCATACTTTCATTAATTGTCTTAATAATATTAAATAGATCATCTGTTATGTGAATCCTTACTGGGTCACCATCAAATACATCTTCAGTAAGTCGATACCAAAGGTAACGTAGGGCATCATTAACTTCTTGATCATCGTAATATTCTTCATCTATCATTATGGAAACATGATAAATGTTATTCTCATAATCTAATTTTACTGCTACGGTGGCATTATCTTCAAAGAAAAAGCCTTCTTCAATTAAGAATTCACCTAAGCGATCAACCTCTTCAGATTTAACATGCTCTGTATAGTATATTTCATCATCTAAATATACTTTATAATTTTCAGGTATATTCTTGGTTATAGAGAATGACCATATCATAACTGCTACGAAAGCTATTGTAAATACTATAGAAATTATCGTAGGTAGGATATAGCTTGCAGATTTTCCACCACGTTCTATATGTTCTTTATACAAAGGTTCTTGTGTTACTTTCATATATTGCCCTAATCCGAAGGACATCGTCATACCTATTACTTTAGCAATAAACTCATTGGATATAAAAAAGATACTTATAACAGTTAGACAAGTTGCGGCTAAAATAATAATGATTGATTGATTCCATATTTTCTTTTTCAATCGAATAAAATTCCAAATATAAAATATACTTATTGGAATATACGTAAAAATAAGAGTCAGGATAAAAAAATACTTTGGATTCCATAATGGCTTTACCGTGTATTGTTCTTGGTAATCGCTGTGATTTTCAATTATATCCATCGATCTTCACTCCCCCTCAATAATTGCCAGTTAAATCATATCACGTCTCATGCATTTACAATAGTGAAGATTACTGGAAAATACTTAGAGACTCTTCGCTCAGAGCTTCAACAAACTTTGCTTTTTCAATAATTTATAATAGGTTAATACAAAAATCGTATACATAAATGGAGATGTAAACAATAATATTATACTGTTCAAACTTGATACAATAAAATTATGTATATTAGACATATTACCATAGCCTACGATATAGTATCTATAAATAGTATCAGGTAAAAAAGGGACAAATGTTATCATCACTAATACCAACACTTTCCAGAATGATTCCCGTACTATTATTCTAGAATACTTCATGTATTTTCTTTCTTCTGGTACTAATACTCTTATTATTGGTGCTAAAGAATAATATGTATTAAACCATATAAGTAATACAACCCCAATAATGATTAGTATCCATTTAATATAGCCTTGTACAGCCAACATAAACGGTAGCATGACTAGAAATAACGGGACTAAAATTATTAGGAGATACACTAACAGGGCTCTAATGTATTTCCAGACCAAGTCTTTAGATTCAATATAATTATATCTTATATTCGTTTCAATATTCTTATACCTCTTGGAAATAAATAATATCATTGTAGTACTTAGTTTTATATGAAAAAACATACTAAGTAACATCATATCAAAAGAGAATAATAATATGAGTAGGTCCCACATCGTTCCAGTTCCAATGAAACTTAAAGTAGTTATGCATGATGACAATATTTTTACGCCAAAGATCATGAAGGATATTTTCATAAGCATTTTAAAGTTATTAACATAGATTATATATGATTCTTTCAAAACGTTCTTAATGCTAAATGCTATAGAATCATTGTTTATGTCCATTTGTTTACTCCTCAACTGTACTAGTTATTAATTTTTCAAAGTTTATATATTCTTGTTTTATTATAAAGCGGTATAAGAATAGATGTATATAGATAAAATTTACCAATTAAAGTCGCATCTAAACAATTTAGTACATATTATATATAAAGAGTTTAAAATAGCAAAATTAATTACAATTTTCATTGAGTATCTCAAAGATTGGAAGTGATTAGGTGGCGATTTTAATAGTTCCTTCAGCTGAGTTTCCTACTATACAATCTGCAGTAGCTGTTGCTATGCCAGGTGATATTGTAGAAATCTTGCAAGGAACATATAATGAAAATATCGAAGTGCAAAATAAGAATGATATTATAATTAGAGGTAAGAAAACTGAAAGTATTGGACTTTTGGCTATGGATCAATCGAGTATCGGTATAAACATAAGGCATGACTCAAGTAAAATAACAGTTCAGAACATGAACATCTTCAATTTCTCTGCTGGCATTTTAATAAGTGGTGACAAATGCAAGCTTATCGATTTAGGTATTAATAATAGTATATTTAATGGTATAGAAGTACGGGGAAATAAAAATTCTATTATTAACAATCGACTAATACAGAATCTTGTGGGAGTAGGTTTTGATGGCGATTCGAATATAATCACAAACAACGTATTTTTAGGAAACACTGCTGCTGGTATTTCTAATACAGAGACACCAACCCACGAAAACATTATTAAAACCAATTCCATTGGTCAATCACAAGTAGGTATTTTATTGAATGCCAAAGGATCATCAAATAATAAATTTCTAAATAATATAATTGCCATTAATGCTTCAGGCTTTATTGTGAAGAATCAGTGTAACAGAATTTCCTCAAATATCATTCGTAATAACCAGCAAGATGGTCTCAATATCTTATCTAATAACAACGTTGTAACAAAGAATGTTATTAACGTCAATCAAAACGGTGTTGTTGTCGTTGGTAATAAAAATAGAATAACTAACAATGTCATCAAAAATAATGAGTTTGAAGACATCATCAATACTGGTAAAGGGAATGATATACGAGATAATGAATAGTATTGCCAAGTAATAAAACTTATTCTTATATGCCTAAAGAGGTCCCCCCTCTGAAGAGAATAAGTTTTATTTTACCATGTAATTCCTTGACGGGTCATATAACTAGACATTTGTCCAAAAACCGTAAGAGTATTATCTGTATCAACAACCCACCTATCCCCATCTTTAATCGTAACCAATGAGCCAGTAAAATTAACAACTTTATTATTATCCTGATCTTGAAGATTATCAAAATATAAAATATAGTCGTAAGCAATTCTATTTTCATATTCTGTACGTAAAGTCACTTCAATTTTACTCGGTTTAATCTCTCTATTCATAGCTTCAGCAAATTCGTAAATGCCAACTCCAATAGAAATATTGTAATAAACTTGCTTTAGTTGATCAGATATGTATGGACTTAGATTTATTAATTTTTCATTGGAGAAATTGCCTTTATCAGCAAAGCTGACTTCATCTTGATCTAAAGGTTTCGCACTCCAAAGCCCCATTAAGTACCTTTCACTTATACTCAATGGCGAGATATCTTTCAATACTATATTTAGACCTGTCAACTCCTCTTCTAATTCAGCAATAGTGGTATCTGATTGTTTCAATTGATCACTATATGTATTAAGCTTATCAAGTAATTCATTATTTACATTGGTCAAGTTATATACTGAGTCCTCTAATTCATCAATTAGAATAACTGAATTAGCTACTTCACTCTCTAAATCTTTAACCTTGTTTGCTAGGGAAGTGCTTTTCATTGTACTTCTGACAGATACAGATCCTAAAATGATTAATAAAAATAAACTACTCATATAAAAAAATTTCTTCACGAATATCGCCTCTTTTTATCAAAGTAACATGCTAAATTATAACATAAAAAGTAACTAATTTAAATCCTGCCATGGTAATCTAATAATTTCATACGAAAAGAAAGAACCACAATACTTATTAAGTACTGTGATTCTTTCTAGTAAATGTATGCTTTAGCCTCTTTTTGCTAAAACTTTTTTTTCATATTCCTTGACATGATTAAGCCATTCTTCTCCAACTGGCACACCCTGCTTCATGCAATAGTAATTCCATACTGTTCCCCAAGGATAAGACTTTAGTTCTTCTAATAATGCTAGTCTAGATGTATAGTCTTTTTCTAACTCTAAGGCTTTTAGTTTCTTAGTTGGTTCAAGCATAGCCATTAATAATGCTTTTAGCATGTTCCTTGTACCAATAACCCAAGCAGCTACACGGTTTATCGTAGCATCGAAGAAATCTAAACCAATATGTGTCTTATCTAAGAAATTACCTCTCACTATTTCTTGTGCTATTGCCTGTAGCTCATCATCTAAGATAACGATATGATCACTATCCCATCTCACTGGTCGACTAACGTGCAAAAGAATTTTATCTACAAAAGTTAATATGGATGATATTTTATTAGAAATAACTTCTGTTGGATGAAAATGGCCAGCATCTAGACAAAGTAGTTT
This window of the Vallitalea okinawensis genome carries:
- a CDS encoding deoxyribonuclease IV is translated as MAIKIGSHVSMSGGLIKSAQEAASYDANTFMIYTGAPQNTRRKPIEDLKIEEGYAFMKEHGLSDIVIHAPYIINLASYKEEIYELAISFLAEEIRRTEALRSNYIVLHPGSYTQKDVDYGIDRIADGLNNILTPETKPFVCLETMAGKGSEVGKSFEELARIIDKVQHSDKIGVCFDTCHTHDSGYDIVNNFDAVLEEFDRVIGLDRLKVFHINGSLNTMGARKDRHANVDAGDDNPRGKDHIGFDALYNIVHHDIAKDKPLILETPWLDKKTNLYKEEIHILREGR
- a CDS encoding coiled-coil domain-containing protein, with product MKKFFYMSSLFLLIILGSVSVRSTMKSTSLANKVKDLESEVANSVILIDELEDSVYNLTNVNNELLDKLNTYSDQLKQSDTTIAELEEELTGLNIVLKDISPLSISERYLMGLWSAKPLDQDEVSFADKGNFSNEKLINLSPYISDQLKQVYYNISIGVGIYEFAEAMNREIKPSKIEVTLRTEYENRIAYDYILYFDNLQDQDNNKVVNFTGSLVTIKDGDRWVVDTDNTLTVFGQMSSYMTRQGITW
- the ymfI gene encoding elongation factor P 5-aminopentanone reductase yields the protein MRKVVLITGSTRGIGRAIALKYAQMDYDIIINGLHSVDALHALKDEITVTYQVNCLAYVTDVANYQKVEEMFKDIYSHYESIDVVINNAGTAHIGLFTDLTEDEWDSIMNINLKSIYNVCKQAIPAMVRQQRGNIINISSMWGITGASCEVAYSASKGAVNSLTKALAKELAPSHIRVNAIAPGVIKTDMNKWLDDTEMRALKEEIPMGRFGHPEEVADCCYYLSSKDSSYLTGQIITLDGGMI
- a CDS encoding right-handed parallel beta-helix repeat-containing protein; the encoded protein is MAILIVPSAEFPTIQSAVAVAMPGDIVEILQGTYNENIEVQNKNDIIIRGKKTESIGLLAMDQSSIGINIRHDSSKITVQNMNIFNFSAGILISGDKCKLIDLGINNSIFNGIEVRGNKNSIINNRLIQNLVGVGFDGDSNIITNNVFLGNTAAGISNTETPTHENIIKTNSIGQSQVGILLNAKGSSNNKFLNNIIAINASGFIVKNQCNRISSNIIRNNQQDGLNILSNNNVVTKNVINVNQNGVVVVGNKNRITNNVIKNNEFEDIINTGKGNDIRDNE